A genome region from bacterium includes the following:
- a CDS encoding glutathione S-transferase family protein: protein MYRLYDYLPSGNGYKVRLLLSQLDVPFELVELDILKGETHTAAFLARNPNGRIPTLELEPGVHLAESNAILCYLAEGTPLLPGERLARAQALQWMFFEQYSHEPNIATVRFWLAHDQLTPERRAMLEGKRALGYAALDVMERHLSRRDFFVAERYTVADIALYAYTHVAHEGGFDLGGYAAVNAWLGRVRAQPRHVAITDRVG, encoded by the coding sequence ATGTATCGACTCTACGACTACCTACCGTCCGGCAACGGCTACAAGGTGCGGCTGCTGCTCAGCCAGCTCGACGTGCCCTTCGAGCTGGTCGAGCTGGACATTCTCAAGGGCGAGACGCACACCGCCGCGTTCCTCGCCCGCAACCCCAACGGCCGCATCCCGACCCTCGAGCTGGAGCCCGGCGTGCATCTCGCCGAGTCGAACGCCATCCTCTGCTACCTCGCCGAGGGCACGCCGCTCCTGCCGGGGGAACGACTGGCGCGCGCCCAGGCGCTGCAGTGGATGTTCTTCGAGCAGTACAGCCACGAGCCGAACATCGCCACGGTGCGCTTCTGGCTCGCCCACGACCAGCTCACCCCCGAGCGCCGCGCCATGCTCGAGGGCAAACGCGCCCTCGGCTACGCCGCCCTCGACGTCATGGAGCGTCACCTGTCGCGGCGCGACTTCTTCGTCGCCGAACGCTATACCGTCGCCGACATCGCGCTCTACGCCTACACCCACGTCGCCCACGAGGGCGGCTTCGATCTCGGCGGCTACGCGGCGGTGAACGCCTGGCTGGGGCGCGTCCGCGCCCAGCCGCGGCACGTCGCGATCACCGACCGCGTCGGCTGA
- a CDS encoding alpha/beta hydrolase, with protein MDLDTWRAGGRIFLYRGLEVLYRDEGDGPALLCIHGFPSASWDWHKLWPALTARFRVIAPDMLGFGLSAKPIHYAYSLRDQADLHEALLTTLGVASVDVLAHDYGDSVAQELLARQRERRDGLRLRSVCFLNGGLFPECHRPRPAQTLLRSPLGPLLARLISERRFAAGFAEVFGPHTRPSPDELHTVWLLNREHDGLRVAPKLIRYLDERRQQRQRWVEALQHSPVPLRFVNGAEDPVSGRHMADRYREIVPAPDVVLLEGIGHYPQLEAPQRVLDAFLPFVATASR; from the coding sequence ATGGATCTCGACACGTGGCGCGCCGGCGGACGGATCTTCCTTTATCGCGGTCTGGAGGTGTTGTACCGCGACGAGGGCGACGGGCCGGCGCTGCTCTGCATCCACGGGTTCCCCAGCGCCTCGTGGGACTGGCACAAGCTGTGGCCGGCGCTGACGGCGCGTTTCCGGGTGATCGCGCCCGACATGCTCGGCTTCGGCCTCTCGGCGAAGCCCATCCACTACGCCTATTCGCTACGCGATCAGGCCGACCTGCACGAGGCGCTGCTGACGACGCTCGGCGTCGCCAGCGTCGACGTGCTGGCGCACGACTACGGCGACAGCGTCGCCCAGGAACTGCTCGCCCGCCAGCGCGAGCGCCGCGACGGCCTGCGCCTGCGCTCCGTCTGCTTCCTCAACGGCGGGCTCTTCCCGGAGTGCCATCGCCCCCGCCCGGCGCAGACGCTGCTGCGCTCGCCCCTCGGCCCCCTGCTGGCGCGTCTCATCTCCGAGCGCCGCTTCGCCGCCGGCTTCGCCGAGGTCTTCGGACCGCACACCCGGCCGAGCCCGGACGAGCTGCACACGGTGTGGCTGCTCAATCGCGAGCATGACGGGCTGCGGGTGGCGCCGAAGCTCATCCGCTATCTCGACGAACGCCGCCAGCAGCGCCAGCGCTGGGTGGAGGCGCTGCAACACAGCCCGGTGCCGCTGCGCTTCGTCAACGGCGCCGAGGATCCCGTGTCCGGCCGCCACATGGCCGACCGCTACCGCGAGATCGTGCCCGCTCCCGACGTCGTGCTGCTGGAGGGCATCGGCCACTACCCACAGCTCGAGGCGCCACAGCGGGTCCTCGATGCGTTCCTGCCGTTCGTGGCGACGGCGTCGCGCTGA
- a CDS encoding FdhF/YdeP family oxidoreductase — protein MTHEIRRDWGTRLQAAVPFGLGRTKPKHFRDMARVVWANRDNARYAWQVLSRGVCDGCALGVAGLHDWTIDGVHLCMTRLNLLRLNTMPALDPARLGDAEALRGLGNEALRDLGRLPVPLLRERGDRGFRRITWSEAYARIAARIRGSDPRRVAFFLTARALTNEVYYVAQKVARFLGTNNIDNAARLCHSPSTGAMKRALGVAASTCGYRDWFGTDLIVFFGSNPANDQPVAMKYLHEAKRRGTRVVLVNPLREPGMDRYWVPSTPRSALFGTDIADYWFPVAQRGDIAFLTGVISILIERGWIDRDFVDRHTSGLAELAAAVAAVDWPALEAQAGLPRASMEELAALFRDARTAVLVWSMGITQHASGGEAVQMIVNLGLLRGYVGRERCGLMPIRGHSGVQGGAEMGAYATALPGSVAITPESAQALTLEYGFPVPETPGLTAPEMVEAAARGDLDLLYSLGGNLLRTLPDPAYVADALSVLPMRVHQDIIVTDQMLIPPAGDDGQVLLLPAKTRYEQDGGGTQTSTERRVMFSPELPRAVGEARAEWRILRELAAAVDPQRAELLGCDSGAAIREEIARVVPLYQGIQQLRSAGESFQYGGPHLAPGGRFPTADGRARLIPVPLPAAERPPGTFVVSSRRGKQFNTLIYAEVDPLTGAARDAVLMHPDDAAALHLRGGDRIALVSDHGRFAGRVHLAPIARGNLQVHWPESNPLLARGVVDALGGVPDYLAVVRIERREE, from the coding sequence ATGACGCACGAGATCCGGCGCGACTGGGGGACGCGCCTGCAGGCGGCGGTGCCGTTCGGGCTGGGACGGACCAAACCCAAGCATTTCCGCGACATGGCGCGGGTCGTCTGGGCCAACCGCGACAATGCCCGCTACGCCTGGCAGGTGCTGAGCCGCGGCGTCTGCGACGGCTGCGCCCTCGGCGTCGCCGGCCTGCACGACTGGACCATCGACGGCGTCCACCTGTGCATGACCCGGCTCAACCTGCTGCGGCTCAATACCATGCCGGCCCTCGATCCGGCCCGCCTCGGCGACGCCGAGGCGCTGCGCGGCCTGGGCAACGAGGCGCTGCGCGATCTCGGCCGCCTGCCGGTGCCGCTGCTGCGCGAGCGCGGCGACCGCGGCTTCCGCCGCATCACCTGGAGCGAGGCCTACGCCCGCATCGCCGCCCGCATCCGCGGCAGCGATCCGCGCCGCGTCGCCTTCTTCCTCACCGCCCGGGCGCTCACCAACGAGGTCTACTACGTCGCCCAGAAGGTGGCGCGCTTTCTCGGCACGAACAACATCGACAACGCGGCCCGCCTCTGCCACTCGCCCTCGACCGGGGCGATGAAGCGCGCCCTCGGGGTCGCCGCCAGCACCTGCGGCTACCGCGACTGGTTCGGCACCGACCTGATCGTCTTCTTCGGCTCGAATCCCGCCAACGACCAGCCGGTGGCGATGAAATACCTGCACGAAGCCAAGCGGCGGGGCACCCGCGTCGTGCTCGTCAACCCGCTGCGCGAGCCGGGCATGGATCGCTATTGGGTGCCGTCGACGCCGCGCAGCGCGCTCTTCGGCACCGACATCGCCGACTACTGGTTCCCGGTCGCCCAGCGCGGCGACATCGCCTTCCTCACCGGCGTCATCTCGATCCTCATCGAACGCGGCTGGATCGACCGCGACTTCGTCGATCGCCACACCAGCGGCCTCGCCGAGCTCGCCGCCGCGGTCGCCGCCGTCGACTGGCCGGCGCTGGAGGCGCAGGCGGGCCTGCCGCGCGCCAGCATGGAGGAGCTCGCCGCGCTGTTCCGCGACGCGCGCACTGCCGTGCTGGTGTGGAGCATGGGCATCACCCAGCACGCCAGCGGCGGCGAGGCGGTGCAGATGATCGTCAACCTGGGCCTGCTGCGCGGCTACGTCGGCCGCGAGCGCTGCGGCCTGATGCCGATCCGCGGCCACTCCGGCGTCCAGGGCGGCGCCGAGATGGGCGCCTACGCGACCGCGCTGCCCGGCAGCGTCGCGATCACGCCCGAGTCGGCGCAGGCGCTGACGCTCGAGTACGGGTTCCCGGTGCCGGAGACGCCCGGGCTGACCGCCCCGGAAATGGTCGAGGCCGCGGCGCGCGGCGATCTCGACCTCCTCTACTCGCTCGGCGGCAACCTGCTGCGCACCCTGCCCGATCCCGCCTACGTCGCCGACGCCCTGTCCGTGCTGCCGATGCGCGTCCACCAGGACATCATCGTCACCGACCAGATGCTGATCCCGCCGGCCGGCGACGACGGCCAGGTGCTGCTGCTGCCGGCCAAGACCCGCTACGAGCAGGACGGCGGCGGCACCCAGACCAGCACCGAACGGCGGGTGATGTTCAGCCCCGAGCTGCCGCGCGCCGTCGGCGAGGCGCGCGCCGAGTGGCGCATCCTGCGCGAGCTGGCGGCGGCGGTCGACCCGCAGCGCGCCGAGCTGCTCGGCTGCGACAGCGGTGCGGCGATCCGCGAGGAGATCGCCCGCGTCGTGCCGCTCTACCAGGGCATCCAGCAATTGCGGTCGGCCGGCGAGTCGTTCCAGTACGGCGGCCCGCACCTGGCGCCCGGCGGCCGGTTCCCGACCGCCGACGGCCGCGCCCGCCTGATTCCGGTGCCGCTGCCGGCGGCGGAGCGGCCACCCGGCACCTTCGTGGTCAGCAGCCGCCGCGGCAAGCAGTTCAACACCCTGATCTACGCCGAGGTCGACCCGCTCACCGGCGCCGCCCGCGATGCCGTCCTCATGCACCCCGACGACGCCGCCGCCCTGCACCTGCGCGGCGGCGATCGCATCGC